Proteins co-encoded in one Medicago truncatula cultivar Jemalong A17 chromosome 8, MtrunA17r5.0-ANR, whole genome shotgun sequence genomic window:
- the LOC25501594 gene encoding endochitinase — MASTKLSCLILCLLPLFLGSKAEQCGSQANRAVCPNGLCCSKFGWCGTTDQYCGAGCQSQCRSSSTPTPSTPTPGTGGGGDVGRLVPSFLFDQMLKYRNDARCPGHGFYTYDGFIAATRSFNGFGTTGDDTTRKRELAAFLAQTSHETTGGWSSAPDGPYAWGYCFVNERNAQEKRYYGRGPIQLTHDYNYGQAGKAINQDLINNPDLVSTNPTVSFKTAIWFWMTPQGNKPSSHDVIIGRWTPSGADRSAGRVPGYGVITNIINGGLECGHGQDARVNDRIGFYRRYCQILGVSPGDNLDCNNQRSFA, encoded by the exons ATGGCAAGTACAAAATTATCTTGCTTGATACTATGTTTGCTACCTCTCTTTCTTGGATCAAAAGCAGAACAATGTGGTAGTCAAGCTAATAGAGCTGTTTGTCCAAATGGGCTATGTTGTAGCAAATTTGGTTGGTGTGGCACCACTGATCAATATTGTGGAGCTGGTTGTCAGAGCCAGTGTAGATCTTCTTCAACACCGACACCATCGACACCAACACCTGGTACCGGTGGTGGTGGAGATGTTGGAAGGCTTGTGCCTTCTTTTCTGTTTGATCAAATGCTTAAATATCGAAATGATGCACGATGCCCTGGGCATGGATTTTATACCTACGATGGTTTCATTGCCGCGACTAGATCTTTTAATGGATTTGGTACTACTGGTGATGATACCACCCGTAAGAGGGAGCTCGCTGCTTTCTTGGCTCAAACTTCTCATGAAACCAccg GAGGGTGGTCAAGTGCACCAGACGGTCCATATGCGTGGGGATATTGCTTTGTCAATGAACGTAATGCCCAGGAAAAAAGATACTATGGCAGAGGGCCAATTCAGCTCACTCA CGACTACAATTATGGTCAAGCGGGAAAAGCCATCAATCAAGATTTGATAAACAATCCGGATTTAGTGTCCACAAACCCAACTGTATCATTCAAGACAGCCATATGGTTTTGGATGACCCCTCAAGGAAACAAGCCATCAAGCCATGATGTGATTATTGGAAGATGGACGCCATCGGGTGCAGACAGGTCAGCCGGACGGGTCCCCGGATACGGCGTGATCACCAACATAATCAACGGTGGGCTCGAATGCGGGCATGGACAGGATGCTCGAGTTAATGATCGG
- the LOC11444857 gene encoding LOW QUALITY PROTEIN: protein STRICTOSIDINE SYNTHASE-LIKE 6-like (The sequence of the model RefSeq protein was modified relative to this genomic sequence to represent the inferred CDS: inserted 1 base in 1 codon) — protein MWVGSEVVVEGRVDGPEDLAYDKRRRLIYXGCEDGWIKRITVADSVVENWVHSSGRPLGLALEKTGELIVADAHLGLLRVTQKEGKEPKVEILANEHDGLKFKLTDGVDVGEDGTIYFTEATYKYNLYDFYNDILEGEPHGRFMSYNPATKKVTLLARNLYFANRVAIAPDQKFVVYCETAMSRCRKYYLQGPKKGRIGEFSPDLPGMPDNVHYVGKGQYFIGTAT, from the exons ATGTGGGTTGGTTCCGAAGTCGTGGTGGAGGGTAGGGTAGATGGACCTGAAGACTTGGCTTATGATAAGAGGAGGCGTCTTATAT ACGGTTGCGAAGATGGATGGATCAAACGAATTACTGTGGCTGACTCGGTGGTTGAAAATTGGGTTCACAGTAGTGGAAGACCACTTGGACTTGCTTTGGAGAAAACCGGTGAACTCATAGTTGCGGATGCTCACTTG GGACTATTGAGAGTGACACAAAAAGAAGGGAAGGAACCGAAGGTTGAAATTCTGGCAAATGAACATGATGGATTAAAATTCAAGTTAACAGATGGGGTTGATGTAGGTGAAGATGGTACAATTTATTTCACAGAAGCAACATACAAATACAATTTGTATGATTTCTACAACGATATCTTGGAAGGTGAGCCTCATGGTAGATTCATGAGCTATAATCCAGCAACAAAAAAGGTTACATTACTTGCCCGTAACCTCTACTTTGCTAATCGAGTTGCAATTGCACCTGATCAAAAATTTGTCGTCTACTGTGAAACTGCTAT GAGTAGGTGCAGAAAATATTACCTACAGGGTCCCAAAAAAGGAAGAATAGGCGAATTTAGTCCTGACCTACCAGGCATGCCAGATAATGTTCATTATGTTGGAAAAGGACAGTATTTTATTGGAACTGCCACTTAG
- the LOC11440541 gene encoding endochitinase — translation MSHTKPTPLSKMANTNLSCLILCLLPLFLVAKAEQCGSQANGALCPNGLCCSKFGFCGNTDQYCGDGCQSQCKSSPTPNPPTPSTGGGGDVGSIIPSSLFDQMLKYRNDQRCAGHGFYTYDGFIAAARSFNGFGTTGDDATRKKELAAFLAQTSHETTGGWPSAPDGPYAWGYCFVTEKDAQGDFCSPGDWPCAPGKRYYGRGPIQLTHNYNYGQAGKAINEDLINNPDLVSTNPTVSFKTAIWFWMTPQANKPSSHDVITGRWTPSAADSSAGRVPGYGVITNIINGGLECGHGQDPKVEDRVGFYRRYCQILGVNPGNNLDCNNQRPFA, via the exons ATGTCACACACCAAACCGACTCCACTCTCGAAAATGGCGAATACAAACTTATCTTGCTTGATACTATGTTTACTACCTCTCTTTCTTGTAGCCAAAGCTGAGCAATGTGGTAGTCAAGCTAATGGAGCTCTTTGCCCAAATGGGCTATGTTGCAGCAAATTTGGTTTTTGTGGCAACACTGATCAATATTGTGGAGATGGTTGTCAGAGCCAATGTAAATCTTCTCCGACACCGAACCCACCAACACCTAGTACAGGTGGTGGTGGAGATGTTGGAAGTATTATTCCATCATCTTTGTTTGATCAAATGCTTAAATATCGAAATGATCAACGTTGTGCTGGTCATGGATTTTATACCTACGATGGTTTCATCGCTGCAGCTAGATCTTTTAATGGATTTGGTACCACTGGTGATGATGCCACCCGTAAGAAGGAACTTGCTGCTTTTTTGGCTCAAACTTCTCATGAAACCACCG GAGGGTGGCCAAGTGCACCAGACGGACCATATGCGTGGGGATATTGCTTTGTCACCGAAAAGGATGCCCAAGGAGACTTTTGTTCACCCGGAGATTGGCCATGTGCTCCTGGTAAAAGATACTATGGCAGAGGACCTATTCAACTCACTCA CAATTACAATTACGGTCAAGCGGGTAAAGCTATTAATGAAGATTTGATAAACAATCCGGATCTAGTCTCCACAAACCCAACTGTATCATTCAAGACAGCTATATGGTTTTGGATGACCCCTCAAGCAAACAAGCCATCAAGCCATGATGTGATTACCGGAAGATGGACGCCATCTGCTGCTGACAGCTCAGCAGGGCGGGTCCCCGGATACGGCGTGATCACCAACATAATCAACGGCGGGCTCGAATGCGGGCACGGTCAGGATCCTAAAGTCGAGGATCGGGTCGGATTTTATAGAAGGTATTGTCAAATATTGGGAGTGAACCCCGGCAATAACTTGGATTGTAACAACCAAAGGCCATTTGCCTAA